From Anabrus simplex isolate iqAnaSimp1 chromosome 11, ASM4041472v1, whole genome shotgun sequence, a single genomic window includes:
- the LOC136883175 gene encoding vitellogenin-3, whose product MAVFFIGLLVLSSVSADGIWPLGQELIYDYSADVRAAQVTPTHFGSRYTIYGKLRVQADGEDAVVKLGDVRHRLYNGELPESQQSASLPAPEDAAALTSVFRIQYKDGKVKKLFTETSDPHWVLNMKKGLASLLQIDLSQRLRMDTPSAFWGEEDSLFGTCDVAYSFIGDGHYNTVTKTVNPATCKDYPLKVFTNAEFHGCGHQHKENAISSLYKRVYRIKLGDAPVLTNISSELIVGYEPLRANSDLGYLKIEQKLHLEKTVSVEQKLVLNDQQEVQDLRYSHPEPDNLLGTGMDWSQGRVKVDGEALVTKAVSMLDDILEYQEEAHVDTVLPDFKRSALLDRYISIVLGRMGLEGLSSIYTQLSQAASDWDIAKRDLFVKLLPQVGTHAATITVRNLIRKHKVKTWTAQEMLQSLAFNVRHPSEKLLQEMEELINLNDEYPEQLRHVAILSFATLVYKTTKDNTNAEFRTRTVDKYAQLYFRRALDAKDDFATQLVYLQGLDNMRVGKAADVLEVLTLEGGDFNRHVQHLAAWYTFRNVLHNYNKAYRIFWPILIDPQRHLQLRASALTALMESASSMDHLMTIHSYMAKNINEIHLYKLYYKLLKAKTMTTNPCFGRSSEFATRLLRFTPYPKVDHWGTGMEMYDFTDNTYGFGKAIRLQILADHATGFPSVLYASLHDTSSGYIRNPFSVYLKMEGLGQVLSEITGRSDVEPTKAPAKLDVMGLLRRHEAVSADDIIRKVSDVQMKLDKPIHIELLVYKHDQAIYSLYLNNTVLDRALQNEIPLRLKEFKNIIQNMNLHRVDLPLSTEVHVPTDLGVPLTFSKHTPSILTITGNTKVENGFTLETIFRRSSLSVSRTAIFNPVAGAWHGVQRFTANDAQVPVRVGVERDDRGVKFVVGHPHGVEELNATIGSRWFTQSQTFVYEEGINNNLLGASCAACRRVVPVTRGARHLNDMVIAHAKIPGTGLIADVKVFACERQINLPSLKKLIRRFFDASQMNSHDDPKMQMLIGLNHMLMYNEQSPASGQCGFLTRVLPDPEIGQGSQVEFSMKMTGGEIPGGNIVLQGVKLRIVGLWVLKGNNGDAIRKTDIKLDITTTAGNEDNTVALQLANYRQNKPDSKWCWLLTKKYPARQQDALAFGWGNEQVDSKASITIGSFEVDEDGVCPSDSVSVTVNVKGEITDEQKQRAEGDDWPYGQCKEDKKKSEWQNSDFVPNTQACYIGSILLTTTRKLTYSVSHSKLPPHVEYIVSYIEELYRSALAPHYQLLPEGNLKEPGTAELVLKYSAYKPTVDMIVSTPRRRYAYVEVPTGASSADDYNPAFDNTHYSRFHLLIETTGISKPCFVNPENVYTPDNATVPHKQGSDYVLVAGLAGDPNRFSAFTKSQGGSKPMVLKLVNDGVTLELSRDGASINGKAISLEKGVQYPADDPYYAIRVWKLGDLVMAYSRRTAVFIYYTGGAVDVEQPVTHRGRATGLCGNLNGDPQDD is encoded by the exons ATGGCGGTATTCTTCATAG GCTTGCTGGTGCTGAGCTCCGTGTCGGCCGATG GTATCTGGCCGCTGGGACAGGAGCTCATCTACGACTACTCGGCAGATGTCCGCGCGGCGCAAGTAACACCAACCCACTTCGGCTCCAGGTACACCATCTATGGCAAACTGCGTGTTCAGGCCGACGGTGAGGACGCCGTAGTCAAG CTCGGCGACGTCAGGCACCGGCTCTATAATGGAGAACTTCCCGAGTCGCAGCAGTCCGCATCCCTGCCCGCACCTGAGGATGCCGCCGCCTTGACGTCGGTCTTCCGTATCCAATACAAAGATGGCAAG GTCAAGAAGCTCTTCACGGAGACGTCGGACCCACACTGGGTGCTCAACATGAAGAAGGGCTTGGCCAGCCTCTTGCAAATCGATCTGAGTCAGCGCTTGAGGATGGACACACCAAGCGCATTCTGGGGCGAGGAG GACTCGCTGTTCGGCACTTGCGACGTGGCCTACTCCTTCATTGGCGACGGGCACTACAACACTGTGACCAAGACCGTGAACCCAGCCACCTGCAAGGACTACCCGCTGAAGGTGTTCACCAACGCCGAGTTCCACGGCTGTGGCCACCAGCACAAAgag AACGCCATTTCATCACTCTACAAGAGAGTGTACCGCATTAAGCTCGGAGATGCTCCGGTCCTGACGAACATCAGCTCCGAGCTCATCGTAGGCTACGAACCTCTGAGGGCCAACAGCGACCTGGGCTATCTCAAGATCGA GCAGAAACTACATCTCGAGAAGACCGTGTCTGTGGAACAGAAGCTGGTTCTCAACGACCAACAAGAAGTTCAAGATCTCAGATACAGCCATCCTGAGCCAGACAACCTCCTGGGGACTGGCATGGACTGGAGTCAAGGGCGCGTCAAAGTGGACGGAGAAGCCCTCGTAACCAAG GCTGTCTCCATGCTGGACGACATCTTGGAGTACCAAGAGGAGGCTCACGTTGACACCGTTCTTCCCGACTTCAAGCGATCCGCCCTTCTTGACCGATACATCAGTATTGTACTCGGCCGCATGGGACTGGAGGGACTCTCCTCCATCTACACCCAACTCAGCCAGGCCGCCTCCGATTGGGACATCGCCAAACG GGATCTGTTTGTGAAGCTCCTGCCGCAGGTGGGAACTCATGCCGCCACCATAACTGTTCGCAACTTGATTCGCAAACACAAGGTTAAGACATGGACTGCACAGGAAATGCTGCAATCTCTCGCCTTCAACGTCCGGCATCCCTCTGAGAAGTTGCTGCAGGAGATGGAG GAACTGATCAACTTGAACGACGAATATCCCGAGCAACTTCGACACGTAGCAATCCTGAGTTTTGCTACTCTTGTCTATAAAACGACCAAGGACAACACTAATGCAGAGTTCCGAACCCGCACCGTTGATAAATACGCCCAACTGTACTTCCGGCGTGCGCTTG ATGCCAAGGACGACTTCGCCACCCAGCTCGTGTACCTGCAGGGTCTGGACAACATGAGGGTTGGTAAGGCCGCCGACGTCCTTGAAGTTCTGACGCTCGAGGGGGGAGACTTCAATCGTCACGTCCAGCACTTGGCAGCATGGTACACATTCAGGAACGTCCTACACAATTACAATAAG GCCTACCGTATCTTCTGGCCTATCCTCATCGACCCCCAGAGACACCTTCAGCTGAGGGCATCTGCTCTGACAGCTCTGATGGAGTCCGCCTCCTCCATGGACCACTTGATGACAATACACTCGTACATGGCGAAGAACATCAATGAAATCCACCTCTACAAATTGTACTACAAGCTGCTCAAGGCGAAGACGATGACCACCAATCCCTGCTTCGGGCGCTC GTCAGAGTTCGCCACTCGCTTGCTGCGCTTCACTCCGTACCCCAAGGTCGACCACTGGGGCACAGGCATGGAAATGTACGACTTCACTGACAACACGTATGGCTTCGGCAAGGCGATTCGCCTTCAAATTTTGGCTGATCATGCTACAGGCTTCCCCAGCGTCCTCTACGCTTCTTTACATGATACCAGCTCCGGATACATTCGAAATCCCTTTTCG GTCTACCTCAAGATGGAAGGCCTGGGGCAGGTTCTTTCGGAAATCACTGGTCGGAGTGATGTGGAACCTACCAAGGCACCCGCCAAGCTGGATGTGATGGGACTCCTGCGCCGACATGAAGCAGTGTCAGCTGACGATATCATTCGCAAGGTGTCTGACGTTCAGATGAAGCTGGACAAGCCAATCCACATTGAACTCTTGGTCTACAAACACGACCAAGCTATCTACTCGCTCTACCTCAACAATACCGTGCTGGACCGTGCGCTTCAAAATGAGA TTCCCCTCAGACTAAAGGAGTTCAAGAACATCATCCAAAACATGAACCTGCACCGGGTCGACTTGCCCTTGTCGACGGAAGTACACGTGCCGACAGACCTGGGTGTTCCTCTCACTTTCAGCAAGCACACTCCAAGTATCCTGACAATAACGGGAAACACCAAAGTGGAGAACGGCTTCACGTTGGAAACTATCTTCAG GAGGTCGTCCCTCAGCGTGAGCCGCACAGCCATCTTCAACCCTGTGGCCGGCGCCTGGCACGGCGTTCAGAGGTTCACTGCCAACGACGCCCAGGTACCCGTACGTGTCGGAGTTGAGCGTGACGACAGGGGGGTGAAGTTTGTTGTGGGGCATCCTCACG GTGTCGAAGAGTTGAATGCCACCATCGGCAGCCGGTGGTTTACCCAGAGCCAGACGTTCGTGTACGAGGAGGGGATCAACAACAACCTGCTCGGTGCATCGTGCGCTGCCTGCAGGAGAGTGGTGCCGGTGACGAGAGGCGCTCGCCATCTCAACGAC ATGGTGATAGCACATGCCAAGATTCCCGGAACTGGACTCATCGCTGATGTGAAGGTGTTCGCTTGCGAAAGGCAAATTAATCTTCCCTCACTGAAGAAACTGATTCGTCGCTTCTTTGACGCTAGCCAAATGAACTCGCA CGACGATCCCAAAATGCAGATGCTCATCGGACTGAACCACATGTTGATGTACAACGAGCAGTCACCTGCTAGCGGCCAGTGCGGCTTCCTGACACGTGTACTTCCAGACCCAGAAATCGGTCAAGGATCACAG GTGGAGTTCTCCATGAAGATGACGGGCGGAGAGATTCCGGGTGGCAACATCGTGCTACAAGGAGTGAAGCTGCGGATTGTCGGCCTGTGGGTGCTGAAAGGCAATAATGGGGACGCTATTCGCAAGACCGATATAAAACTGGACATCACAACTACGGCGGGCAACGAGGACAACACAGTCGCTCTTCAGCTGGCCAACTACCGGCAAAACAAGCCCGACTCGAAG TGGTGCTGGTTGCTGACCAAGAAGTATCCCGCCCGGCAGCAGGACGCACTGGCCTTCGGCTGGGGTAACGAACAGGTGGACTCGAAGGCCAGCATCACCATAGGGTCGTTCGAAGTGGACGAGGATGGTGTCTGCCCTTCCGACAGCGTGAGTGTTACCGTCAACGTGAAGGGTGAGATAACGGACGAGCAGAAGCAGAGAGCAGAGGGCGATGATTGGCCCTATGGCCAGTGCAAGGAGGATAAGAAAAAGTCGGAGTGGCAGAACTCTGACTTCGTGCCCAACACACAGGCCTGTTACATTGGATCCATCTTGCTGACGACGACGCGCAAATTGACTTACAGTGTGAGCCACAGCAAGCTGCCACCACACGTTGAGTACATCGTCTCCTATATCGAGGAGCTCTACCGTTCGGCGCTTGCACCACACTACCAGCTGCTACCAGAAGGCAACCTCAAGGAACCCGGCACAGCAGAGCTCGTGCTCAAGTACTCCGCCTACAAACCCACTGTCGACATGATCGTGAGCACTCCGCGCCGCCGGTACGCATATGTGGAGGTGCCGACAGGTGCCAGCAGCGCTGATGACTACAACCCAGCGTTCGACAACACTCACTACTCACGCTTCCACTTGCTCATTGAGACAACTGGTATTTCTA AACCCTGCTTCGTGAACCCGGAGAACGTGTACACTCCTGACAACGCCACAGTCCCCCACAAGCAAGGATCTGATTATGTTCTCGTAGCTGGTCTTGCCGGAGACCCCAACAGGTTTTCTGCCTTCACGAAAAGTCAAGGTGGCTCTAAGCCTATG